The following are from one region of the Paracoccus sp. S3-43 genome:
- a CDS encoding F0F1 ATP synthase subunit B, with amino-acid sequence MKKLSLIAATSLAAGPAAAAAGPFFSLRNTDFIVLVSFLVFVGVLLYFKVPARLGALLDQRAVGIRRDLDEAKRLREEAQEIYASYERRQREVAGQAEQIVANAKREAEAQAAKAKADLKTSIERRLKAAEDQISNAESDAVRAVRDRAVQAAVAAASTLLAQQVAAGQRSAGIDDAIEDVARRLN; translated from the coding sequence ATGAAGAAACTTTCCCTCATTGCCGCCACGTCGCTGGCAGCCGGACCGGCTGCGGCCGCGGCCGGCCCGTTCTTCTCGTTGCGGAACACGGACTTCATCGTGCTGGTGTCGTTCCTGGTCTTCGTGGGCGTGCTGCTGTACTTCAAGGTTCCCGCCCGTCTGGGCGCGCTGCTGGACCAGCGGGCCGTGGGCATCCGCCGCGATCTGGACGAGGCCAAGCGCCTGCGCGAGGAGGCGCAGGAAATCTATGCCAGCTATGAGCGCCGTCAGCGCGAGGTGGCGGGCCAGGCCGAGCAGATCGTCGCCAATGCCAAGCGCGAGGCCGAGGCCCAGGCCGCCAAGGCCAAGGCCGACCTGAAGACCTCGATCGAGCGTCGGCTGAAAGCGGCCGAGGACCAGATCTCCAACGCCGAAAGCGATGCGGTGCGCGCGGTGCGCGACCGCGCGGTGCAGGCGGCGGTGGCTGCGGCCTCGACCCTGCTGGCGCAGCAGGTGGCGGCGGGCCAGCGGTCCGCCGGGATCGACGATGCCATCGAAGACGTGGCCCGCCGGTTGAACTGA
- a CDS encoding F0F1 ATP synthase subunit B': MISLLQEAAHTAAEHTESVASSVTHGETETATGLPQLDLTSFGNQIFWLIVTMLVLYWVVAKIALPRIGAVLSDRQGAVTGDLMAAEEFKLKAKEAEAAYDKALADARAEAGKIVAANRAEIQKELDAAIAHADAEISARAAESEQRIREIRDSADSDAREVARDVAAELVRSFGGTVDQAAVDQAVDSRMKGALQ; encoded by the coding sequence ATGATCAGCCTGTTGCAAGAGGCCGCCCATACCGCGGCCGAACATACCGAAAGCGTGGCGAGTTCCGTCACGCATGGCGAGACCGAGACAGCCACGGGCCTGCCCCAGCTGGATCTGACATCCTTCGGGAACCAGATTTTCTGGCTCATCGTCACCATGCTGGTGCTGTATTGGGTCGTGGCCAAGATCGCGCTGCCGCGCATCGGCGCCGTGTTGTCCGACCGCCAGGGCGCCGTGACCGGCGACCTGATGGCCGCCGAGGAATTCAAGCTGAAGGCCAAGGAGGCCGAGGCCGCCTATGACAAGGCCCTGGCCGACGCGCGGGCCGAGGCGGGCAAGATCGTCGCCGCCAACCGCGCCGAGATCCAGAAGGAACTGGACGCGGCCATCGCCCATGCCGATGCCGAGATTTCGGCGCGGGCGGCGGAATCGGAACAGCGCATCCGCGAGATCCGCGACAGCGCCGATAGCGATGCGCGCGAGGTCGCCCGCGACGTTGCCGCCGAACTGGTGCGCAGCTTCGGCGGGACGGTCGATCAGGCGGCCGTCGATCAGGCCGTGGACAGCCGCATGAAAGGGGCCTTGCAATGA
- a CDS encoding F0F1 ATP synthase subunit C, protein MEGNIGELGQYIGVGLTAIGMGGAAIGVGNVAGNFLSGALRNPSAAAGQTATLFIGMAFAEALGIFSFLVALLLMFAV, encoded by the coding sequence ATGGAAGGCAATATCGGAGAACTGGGCCAGTATATCGGCGTCGGCCTGACCGCCATCGGCATGGGCGGGGCCGCCATCGGTGTGGGCAACGTCGCCGGCAACTTCCTGTCGGGCGCGCTCCGCAATCCGTCGGCCGCCGCCGGCCAGACCGCCACGCTGTTCATCGGCATGGCCTTCGCCGAAGCCCTGGGGATCTTCTCGTTCCTGGTCGCGCTTCTGCTGATGTTCGCAGTCTGA
- a CDS encoding F0F1 ATP synthase subunit A — MATEAHGEATGLSFHPMDQFIVRPLFGDGAVHWYTPTNVTLWLVLIVAATLALLVMGTRGRAIVPSRSQSIAELAYGLVHKMVADIAGKDGLKYFPYIMTLFMFIVFANVLGLLPMAFTVTSHIAVTGVLALAVFLTVTIIGFVKNGAHFLDLFWVRSAPLAIRPVLAVIEVISYFVRPVSHSIRLAGNMIAGHAVIKVFAGFAAIAAVAPISIIAVVGMYAFEILVAFIQAYVFTILTCVYLKDALHPSH; from the coding sequence GTGGCGACAGAAGCGCATGGCGAGGCAACCGGCCTGTCTTTCCACCCGATGGACCAGTTCATCGTGCGCCCGCTGTTCGGGGACGGTGCGGTCCACTGGTATACGCCGACCAATGTCACGCTGTGGCTGGTCCTGATCGTCGCGGCCACGCTGGCCCTGCTGGTGATGGGCACGCGCGGCCGGGCCATCGTCCCCAGCCGCAGCCAGTCGATCGCCGAGCTGGCTTATGGCCTGGTCCACAAGATGGTCGCCGACATCGCCGGCAAGGACGGGCTGAAATACTTCCCCTATATCATGACGCTGTTCATGTTCATCGTCTTCGCCAACGTCCTGGGCCTGCTGCCCATGGCCTTCACGGTCACGTCGCATATCGCGGTGACGGGGGTGCTGGCGCTGGCGGTGTTCCTGACGGTGACGATCATCGGCTTTGTCAAGAACGGCGCGCATTTCCTGGATCTGTTCTGGGTCCGCTCGGCCCCCCTGGCGATCCGACCGGTGCTGGCGGTGATCGAGGTCATCAGCTATTTCGTGCGCCCCGTCAGCCACTCGATCCGACTTGCGGGCAACATGATCGCCGGTCACGCGGTCATCAAGGTCTTCGCGGGCTTCGCGGCCATCGCCGCCGTCGCGCCGATCTCGATCATCGCGGTGGTCGGCATGTATGCCTTTGAAATCCTGGTGGCCTTCATCCAGGCTTACGTCTTCACCATCCTGACCTGCGTTTACCTGAAAGACGCGCTGCATCCGTCGCATTGA
- a CDS encoding AtpZ/AtpI family protein, with amino-acid sequence MAEDPRDSADRHADAARLRDLEERLSKLTAKPEAAGPMAGYDKAHVAWRMVTEIVAGIMLGAGIGYGLDWLFGTLPIMLILFILLGFVAGIKVMMRTAAELGSTSGKPPGTDERD; translated from the coding sequence ATGGCCGAAGACCCCAGGGACAGCGCGGACCGGCACGCGGATGCCGCCCGCCTGCGCGACCTGGAGGAGCGGCTGTCCAAGCTGACCGCGAAGCCAGAGGCCGCCGGGCCGATGGCGGGCTATGACAAGGCGCATGTCGCCTGGCGCATGGTCACCGAGATCGTCGCGGGCATCATGCTGGGCGCCGGGATCGGATACGGGTTGGACTGGCTGTTCGGCACCCTGCCGATCATGCTGATCCTGTTCATACTTCTGGGCTTCGTGGCCGGCATCAAGGTGATGATGCGCACGGCAGCCGAACTTGGCAGCACATCCGGCAAGCCGCCGGGCACCGACGAGAGGGACTGA
- a CDS encoding metalloregulator ArsR/SmtB family transcription factor — protein MNAPAPDRLDLIFSALADPTRRRVLSMLLEDDMAVSDVAAPFAMSLAAISKHLSVLAAAGLIRQERRGRITWCKLDPDGMRAASVWMRGFGQFDPVDLDDFERFLEAQISEWSSDDGAD, from the coding sequence ATGAACGCCCCCGCGCCCGACCGGCTGGACCTGATCTTCTCGGCCCTTGCCGACCCCACGCGGCGGCGGGTGCTGTCGATGCTGCTGGAAGACGACATGGCCGTCAGCGACGTGGCCGCCCCCTTCGCCATGAGCCTGGCGGCGATTTCCAAGCATCTGTCGGTGCTTGCGGCGGCGGGACTGATCCGGCAGGAACGCCGGGGCCGGATCACCTGGTGCAAGCTGGATCCGGACGGGATGCGCGCGGCATCCGTCTGGATGCGGGGCTTCGGGCAGTTCGACCCGGTGGATCTGGACGATTTCGAACGGTTTCTAGAGGCGCAGATCAGCGAATGGAGCAGCGATGACGGCGCCGACTGA
- a CDS encoding PfkB family carbohydrate kinase, whose protein sequence is MTAPTDILCIGAMLWDVIGRAPRRMAPGADVPGRIRHIPGGVALNVAVALARRGLRPAVLSAVGRDPEGCALVAEAERLGVLTAHLARDTGLPTDTYMGIEDSEGLIAAVADVHSLEDAGTAILAPLDGALSGWAGPVVLDGNLTEDLLATVARDPRLAQADLRVVPASPGKAERLEPLIAARRGCFYLNRLEAEILAGRACPDAATAAQAVVARGAARVLVTDGPRPVAEAVAGGPTLTFAPPPVTVARVTGAGDCFLAAHLAAELNRQPRDAALRQAACAAAAHVSGKDVP, encoded by the coding sequence ATGACGGCGCCGACTGACATCCTCTGCATCGGCGCGATGCTGTGGGACGTGATCGGCCGCGCGCCGCGCCGGATGGCGCCGGGCGCCGACGTGCCGGGCCGGATCCGCCACATCCCCGGCGGCGTGGCGCTGAACGTCGCGGTGGCGCTGGCCCGCCGGGGGTTGCGCCCCGCCGTCCTGTCCGCCGTGGGCCGCGACCCCGAAGGCTGCGCCCTGGTGGCCGAGGCCGAACGGCTGGGCGTTCTGACCGCGCATCTGGCCCGCGACACCGGCCTGCCGACCGACACCTATATGGGGATCGAGGACAGCGAGGGGCTGATCGCCGCCGTCGCCGATGTCCATAGCCTGGAGGATGCGGGCACCGCGATCCTGGCCCCGCTGGACGGGGCGCTGTCCGGCTGGGCCGGTCCGGTCGTGCTGGACGGCAACCTGACCGAGGATCTGCTGGCAACCGTCGCCCGCGACCCGCGCCTGGCGCAGGCCGATCTGCGCGTGGTTCCCGCCAGCCCCGGCAAGGCCGAGCGGCTGGAACCGCTGATCGCCGCCCGGCGCGGCTGCTTCTATCTCAACCGGCTGGAGGCCGAGATCCTCGCCGGCCGCGCCTGCCCGGACGCCGCCACCGCCGCGCAGGCCGTGGTGGCGCGCGGCGCCGCCCGCGTGCTGGTCACCGACGGCCCCCGCCCGGTGGCCGAGGCGGTGGCGGGCGGCCCGACCCTGACCTTCGCCCCGCCGCCCGTCACCGTCGCGCGCGTGACCGGCGCGGGCGACTGTTTCCTCGCGGCGCATCTGGCCGCCGAACTGAACCGACAGCCGCGCGACGCGGCGCTGCGCCAGGCCGCCTGTGCCGCCGCCGCGCATGTTTCCGGAAAGGATGTTCCATGA
- a CDS encoding pseudouridine-5'-phosphate glycosidase — MTAPLTFSAEVSDALAAGRPVVALESTIITHGMPWPQNLDMARQVEQAIRDNGAVPATIAVMGGRIHVGMDDKALQALAQTPPDQAMKLSRADLAVCLADGRTGATTVAATMICAHLAGIRVFATGGIGGVHRGAETSFDISADLQELAQTPVTVVAAGAKAILDLPKTWEVLETLGVPVIAYGQDELPAFWSRASGIRAPLRMDSADQIAAAAAMRARLGLKGGQLVANPIPPDAEIAADVIGPVIEQALSEAEARNVAAKEVTPFLLQRIFELTGGRSLESNIALVLNNARLAARIAAAMTER, encoded by the coding sequence ATGACCGCCCCCCTCACCTTCTCTGCCGAAGTTTCCGACGCGCTGGCCGCCGGGCGCCCGGTCGTGGCGCTGGAATCGACGATCATCACCCACGGGATGCCCTGGCCGCAGAACCTGGACATGGCGCGGCAGGTCGAACAGGCGATCCGCGACAACGGCGCGGTGCCCGCCACCATCGCCGTGATGGGCGGGCGGATCCATGTCGGCATGGACGACAAGGCGTTGCAGGCGCTGGCGCAGACCCCGCCCGATCAGGCGATGAAGCTGTCGCGCGCCGATCTGGCGGTCTGCCTGGCCGATGGCCGCACCGGCGCGACCACGGTCGCCGCGACGATGATCTGCGCCCATCTGGCGGGCATCCGGGTCTTCGCGACCGGCGGCATCGGCGGCGTGCATCGCGGCGCGGAAACCAGCTTCGACATTTCCGCCGACTTGCAGGAACTGGCGCAGACCCCGGTGACGGTGGTCGCGGCGGGGGCCAAGGCGATCCTGGACCTGCCCAAGACCTGGGAGGTGCTGGAGACCCTGGGCGTGCCGGTGATCGCCTATGGCCAGGACGAGCTGCCCGCCTTCTGGTCGCGCGCCAGCGGCATCAGGGCGCCGCTGCGCATGGACAGCGCCGACCAGATCGCCGCCGCCGCCGCCATGCGCGCCCGTCTGGGCCTGAAGGGCGGCCAGCTTGTCGCCAACCCGATCCCGCCCGACGCCGAGATCGCCGCCGATGTGATCGGCCCGGTCATCGAACAGGCCCTGTCCGAGGCCGAGGCCCGGAACGTCGCCGCCAAGGAGGTCACGCCCTTCCTGCTGCAACGCATCTTCGAACTGACCGGGGGCCGCTCGCTGGAATCGAACATCGCCCTGGTCCTGAACAACGCCCGGCTTGCCGCGCGTATCGCCGCCGCCATGACCGAACGATGA
- a CDS encoding type II toxin-antitoxin system HicA family toxin — MNLETDSRKIIQMLKAEGFEEVSKRGSHLKLRKGDRTVIVPHPKKNLPVGTVRSIYWQAGLL; from the coding sequence ATGAACCTGGAAACCGACAGCCGGAAGATCATCCAGATGCTGAAGGCCGAGGGATTCGAGGAGGTCTCGAAGCGCGGATCGCACCTCAAGCTCAGGAAAGGCGACAGAACGGTGATCGTGCCGCATCCGAAAAAGAACCTGCCCGTCGGAACGGTGCGCAGCATCTATTGGCAGGCCGGTCTCCTCTGA
- a CDS encoding type II toxin-antitoxin system HicB family antitoxin has translation MKLYTAIVHKDAGSAYGLTFPDLPGCHAAADEWDDIPAAAAQALDLWFDDQADVEPSSIEAIRKREDVAISLKEGGSLITIPYISADGAPERINVSIERGLLRSIDRTAKARGMTRSAFLAAAARHEVTGA, from the coding sequence ATGAAACTTTACACCGCCATCGTTCACAAGGACGCCGGGTCGGCCTATGGGCTGACCTTCCCGGATCTTCCCGGCTGCCATGCGGCAGCCGACGAATGGGACGACATTCCCGCCGCTGCCGCCCAGGCCCTCGATCTCTGGTTCGACGATCAGGCCGATGTCGAACCGTCCTCGATCGAGGCTATCCGCAAGCGAGAGGATGTCGCCATCAGCCTGAAAGAGGGGGGATCGCTCATCACCATCCCCTATATCAGCGCGGACGGCGCGCCCGAGCGGATCAACGTCTCGATCGAGCGCGGCCTTCTGCGGTCCATCGACCGCACGGCAAAAGCGCGTGGAATGACCCGCTCCGCATTCCTCGCGGCGGCCGCGCGGCACGAGGTCACCGGGGCCTGA
- the fdnG gene encoding formate dehydrogenase-N subunit alpha has product MNIDLSRRGFFKLAGAGVAATSLGAMGFGGAEAAEQAHVRAFKLATTTETRNTCPYCSVACGIIMYSKGDVKAGETAQLLHIEGDADHPTNRGTLCPKGAALKDFVHAPTRLTKPRYRPAGAGDFQDITWEDALDKIARALKDDRDANLIQVNEAGVPVNRWTTTGFLAASATTNETAWLTYKTVRSMGIVGFDNQARVUHGPTVSSLGPTFGRGAMTNSWTDIKNTDLVVVMGGNAAEAHPCGFKWVTEAKHHRGAKLIVVDPRYNRTASVSDYYAPIRPGSDIVFLMGVIRWCIENDKVQWDYVRNYTNASFLVKDEFGWSDGLFTGYDEEKRDYDKSSWDYKMGEDGFVQTDPTLQDPRCVWNLLRAHVDAYTPDFVERICGTPKDKFLHICGMIGECSTPTRTMTSMYALGWTQHSKGAQNIRGMAMLQLILGNIGVRGGGMNALRGHSNIQGLTDIGLMSNLIPGYLNIPTEAEADWATYMSTRDFQPIVPGQTSYWQNYSKFMVSFMKAMWGDAATAENDWAYHYLPKLDVPAYDAMRMFELMNHGKVNLYFCQGFNPILSFPNRGKMTEAFSKLKMLVVMDPLATETSHFWQNHGIHNDVDPTAIQTEVLELPTTCFAEDEGALVNSGRWLQWHWPGATPPGEARHDTWIMAQIFQRVRKLYQDEGGVFPDPILNLTWDYRDPGDPKADELAKEMNGRALATVYDAADPTKVVAEAGQQLSSFGHYRDDGSTMGGCWIYAGSWTEAGNMMARRDNNDPDDTGAFLNWAFAWPANRRILYNRASCDLQGKPWDPTRKIIEWTGEKWEGYDVPDIPVTAKPEEVGPFIMNPEGVSRLFSRGMMRDGPFPTHMEPFEAPIANVFNPKMRGNPVARVFESDANQFADIGDPAFPFVATSYRLTEHFHYWTKHNPVNAALQPEFFVEISEELAAERGIAKGGRVRVWSKRGQVWAKAVVTKRLRPLQVDGKTVHVIGIPLHWGFMGSARKGFGPNSLTSQVGDANVETPEFKAFMVNIEPSEEPVA; this is encoded by the coding sequence ATGAACATCGACCTTTCGCGCCGCGGCTTCTTCAAGCTGGCGGGAGCGGGGGTTGCGGCGACATCGCTGGGGGCCATGGGCTTCGGCGGGGCCGAGGCGGCGGAACAGGCGCATGTGCGCGCCTTCAAGCTGGCCACGACCACGGAAACGCGCAACACCTGTCCTTACTGCTCGGTCGCCTGCGGGATCATCATGTATTCCAAGGGCGACGTGAAGGCGGGCGAGACCGCCCAGCTTCTGCATATCGAAGGCGACGCCGACCATCCGACGAATCGCGGCACGCTGTGCCCCAAGGGCGCGGCGCTGAAGGATTTCGTCCATGCGCCCACGCGCCTGACCAAGCCGCGCTATCGTCCCGCCGGTGCCGGCGACTTCCAGGACATCACCTGGGAAGACGCGCTGGACAAGATCGCCCGCGCCCTGAAGGACGACCGCGACGCCAACCTGATCCAGGTGAACGAGGCGGGCGTGCCCGTCAACCGCTGGACCACGACCGGCTTTCTCGCGGCATCGGCCACGACAAACGAGACCGCATGGCTGACCTACAAGACGGTCCGGTCCATGGGGATCGTCGGATTCGATAACCAGGCGCGCGTCTGACACGGCCCCACGGTGTCCAGTTTGGGCCCGACATTTGGCCGTGGAGCGATGACCAACTCCTGGACCGACATCAAGAATACCGACCTTGTGGTCGTCATGGGCGGCAACGCCGCCGAAGCGCATCCCTGCGGCTTCAAATGGGTGACCGAGGCCAAGCATCATCGCGGCGCCAAGCTGATCGTGGTCGATCCGCGCTATAACCGCACGGCATCCGTGTCGGATTACTATGCCCCGATCCGTCCGGGCAGCGACATCGTGTTCCTGATGGGCGTGATCCGCTGGTGCATCGAGAACGACAAGGTGCAATGGGATTACGTCCGCAACTACACCAACGCCAGCTTCCTGGTGAAGGACGAGTTCGGCTGGTCCGACGGTCTGTTCACCGGCTATGACGAGGAAAAGCGCGACTACGACAAGTCCAGCTGGGACTACAAGATGGGCGAGGACGGGTTCGTCCAGACCGACCCGACCTTGCAGGATCCGCGCTGCGTCTGGAACCTGCTGCGCGCGCATGTCGACGCCTATACGCCGGACTTCGTCGAACGCATCTGCGGCACGCCCAAGGACAAGTTCCTGCATATCTGCGGCATGATCGGCGAATGCTCGACGCCAACCAGGACCATGACCTCGATGTATGCGCTTGGCTGGACCCAGCATTCCAAGGGCGCGCAGAACATCCGCGGCATGGCGATGCTGCAACTGATCCTGGGCAATATCGGCGTCCGGGGCGGGGGCATGAACGCCTTGCGCGGCCATTCCAACATCCAGGGCCTGACCGATATCGGGCTGATGTCGAACCTGATCCCCGGATACCTGAACATCCCGACCGAAGCGGAAGCGGACTGGGCGACCTACATGTCCACGCGCGACTTCCAGCCGATCGTGCCGGGGCAGACCAGTTACTGGCAGAACTATTCCAAGTTCATGGTCAGCTTCATGAAGGCCATGTGGGGGGATGCCGCCACGGCCGAAAACGACTGGGCCTATCACTATCTGCCGAAACTGGACGTGCCCGCCTATGACGCCATGCGCATGTTCGAGCTGATGAACCACGGCAAGGTGAACCTGTATTTCTGCCAGGGCTTCAACCCGATCCTGTCCTTCCCCAACCGGGGCAAGATGACCGAGGCGTTCTCCAAGCTGAAGATGCTGGTGGTCATGGATCCGCTGGCGACGGAAACCTCGCATTTCTGGCAGAACCACGGCATCCACAACGACGTGGACCCGACGGCGATCCAGACCGAGGTTCTGGAACTGCCCACCACCTGCTTTGCCGAGGATGAGGGCGCGTTGGTGAACTCGGGCCGGTGGCTGCAATGGCACTGGCCGGGGGCGACCCCGCCGGGCGAGGCCAGGCACGACACCTGGATCATGGCGCAGATCTTCCAGCGGGTGCGCAAGCTGTATCAGGACGAGGGCGGGGTGTTCCCCGATCCGATCCTGAACCTGACCTGGGACTATCGCGATCCGGGCGACCCCAAGGCCGACGAACTGGCCAAGGAAATGAACGGTCGCGCGCTGGCCACCGTCTATGACGCGGCCGATCCCACCAAGGTCGTGGCCGAGGCCGGGCAGCAATTGTCAAGCTTCGGGCATTACCGCGACGACGGATCGACCATGGGCGGCTGCTGGATCTATGCCGGAAGCTGGACCGAGGCGGGCAACATGATGGCGCGGCGGGACAACAACGATCCCGACGACACCGGCGCCTTCCTGAACTGGGCCTTCGCCTGGCCCGCGAACCGGCGGATCCTCTATAACCGGGCGTCCTGCGACTTGCAGGGCAAACCCTGGGATCCGACCCGCAAGATCATCGAATGGACCGGCGAGAAATGGGAGGGCTATGACGTGCCCGACATCCCGGTCACGGCCAAGCCCGAGGAGGTCGGCCCGTTCATCATGAACCCCGAAGGCGTGTCGCGCCTGTTCAGCCGGGGCATGATGCGGGACGGCCCCTTCCCCACGCATATGGAGCCGTTCGAGGCGCCCATCGCCAACGTGTTCAATCCCAAAATGCGGGGCAACCCGGTGGCGCGGGTGTTCGAGTCCGATGCGAACCAGTTCGCCGACATCGGCGATCCCGCATTCCCCTTCGTCGCGACCTCGTATCGCTTGACCGAGCATTTCCACTACTGGACCAAGCACAATCCGGTAAACGCCGCGTTGCAGCCCGAGTTCTTCGTGGAGATCAGCGAGGAGCTTGCCGCCGAACGCGGCATCGCGAAGGGCGGGCGCGTCCGGGTCTGGTCCAAGCGCGGGCAGGTCTGGGCCAAGGCGGTCGTGACCAAGCGGCTGCGGCCGTTGCAGGTGGACGGCAAGACCGTCCATGTCATCGGCATCCCGCTGCACTGGGGGTTCATGGGATCGGCGCGCAAGGGCTTCGGCCCGAACAGCCTGACCTCGCAAGTCGGCGACGCCAATGTGGAAACGCCTGAATTCAAGGCCTTCATGGTCAATATCGAACCGTCAGAGGAGCCGGTGGCATGA
- the fdxH gene encoding formate dehydrogenase subunit beta codes for MTETAPQPTTAAANPPVQPIASNLLPSDVVRISATKDVPQPDRQLTKVAKLIDVSKCIGCKACQSACIEWNDTKPEVETNVGVYENPHDLTPNMFTLMRFSEWVNPETDNLEWLIRKDGCMHCEDPGCLKACPAPGAIVQYSNGIVDFIHENCIGCGYCVTGCPFDIPRISKVDHKSYKCTLCSDRVAVGQGPACAKACPTQAIVFGTKEDMIAHANDRIEDLKSRGYDNAGIYDPQGVGGTHVIYVLHHADKPQIYDGLPENPRISPVVEGWKGVTKTAGLAVMGVAAVGAAIHGLFARANRVDEHEEQAAERLVQADAPQDRGGV; via the coding sequence ATGACCGAAACCGCGCCCCAACCCACCACGGCGGCGGCGAACCCGCCCGTCCAGCCGATCGCGTCGAACCTGCTGCCGTCCGACGTTGTCCGCATCTCGGCCACCAAGGACGTGCCGCAGCCCGACCGGCAGCTGACCAAGGTCGCCAAGCTGATCGACGTGTCCAAGTGCATCGGCTGCAAGGCCTGCCAGTCGGCCTGCATCGAGTGGAACGACACCAAGCCCGAAGTCGAGACCAACGTGGGGGTCTATGAAAACCCTCACGACCTGACGCCGAACATGTTCACCCTGATGCGGTTCAGCGAATGGGTGAACCCGGAAACCGACAACCTGGAATGGCTGATCCGCAAGGACGGCTGCATGCATTGCGAGGATCCGGGCTGCCTCAAGGCCTGCCCGGCGCCCGGCGCCATCGTGCAGTATTCCAACGGCATCGTCGACTTCATCCATGAAAACTGCATCGGCTGCGGCTATTGCGTGACCGGCTGCCCCTTCGACATCCCGCGCATCAGCAAGGTCGATCACAAGAGCTATAAATGCACCCTGTGTTCGGACCGGGTTGCCGTGGGCCAGGGTCCGGCCTGCGCCAAGGCCTGCCCCACCCAGGCCATCGTCTTCGGCACCAAGGAGGACATGATCGCCCATGCCAACGACCGGATCGAGGATCTGAAGTCCCGGGGTTACGACAATGCCGGGATCTATGATCCGCAGGGGGTGGGCGGCACGCATGTGATCTATGTGCTGCACCATGCCGACAAGCCGCAGATCTATGACGGGCTGCCGGAAAACCCGCGCATCTCGCCGGTGGTCGAGGGCTGGAAGGGCGTCACCAAGACCGCCGGTCTGGCGGTGATGGGCGTGGCCGCCGTGGGGGCCGCGATCCACGGGCTGTTCGCCCGCGCCAACCGCGTGGACGAACACGAGGAACAGGCGGCCGAGCGGCTGGTCCAGGCCGACGCGCCGCAGGACAGGGGGGGCGTGTGA
- a CDS encoding formate dehydrogenase subunit gamma has protein sequence MRRPLYSEPGDRIESVKPVTVSRYRGFIRANHWLTALSLILLLLSGLALFHPSLYFLTGLFGGGQTTRWIHPLIGVVLFFSFLVMFVQLWRLNLPRPEDTTWVVQIGDVMAGHEEKLPELGKYNAGQKFIFWAMSILIVVLIVTGVMIWEQFFGGLVTIPTRRIAVLAHSLAAVAIILVFILHVYAAIWTRGTLRAMTRGTVTGGWAYRHHRKWLRELAGRRQNGPAE, from the coding sequence ATGCGGCGTCCCCTTTATTCCGAACCGGGCGACCGGATCGAAAGCGTCAAGCCGGTGACGGTGAGCCGTTACCGGGGCTTCATCCGGGCGAACCACTGGCTGACGGCGCTGTCTCTGATCCTGCTGCTGCTGTCGGGTCTGGCGCTGTTCCATCCGTCGCTGTATTTCCTGACCGGCCTGTTCGGCGGCGGGCAGACGACGCGCTGGATCCATCCGCTCATCGGGGTGGTGCTGTTCTTCAGCTTCCTGGTGATGTTCGTGCAATTGTGGCGCCTGAACCTGCCGCGCCCCGAGGATACCACCTGGGTCGTCCAGATCGGCGACGTGATGGCGGGCCACGAGGAAAAGCTGCCCGAGCTTGGCAAATACAATGCCGGGCAGAAGTTCATCTTCTGGGCCATGTCGATCCTGATCGTGGTGCTGATCGTGACCGGCGTGATGATCTGGGAACAGTTCTTCGGCGGTCTGGTGACGATCCCGACCCGGCGCATCGCGGTGCTGGCGCATTCGCTGGCGGCGGTGGCGATCATCCTGGTCTTCATCCTGCATGTCTATGCGGCGATCTGGACGCGCGGCACGCTGCGGGCGATGACGCGGGGCACCGTGACCGGCGGCTGGGCCTATCGCCACCACCGCAAATGGCTGCGCGAACTGGCTGGACGCCGCCAAAACGGCCCGGCAGAATAA